In Arachis hypogaea cultivar Tifrunner chromosome 17, arahy.Tifrunner.gnm2.J5K5, whole genome shotgun sequence, a single window of DNA contains:
- the LOC112766382 gene encoding uncharacterized protein, whose translation MDPETLDNVSRVFHIKYTKMDEDSSVDVIVLFGSGPSDDQFSSDADEDNDQGGALVGDNLNDPIDLSSGSSLSLEVNEQSHAANELVDPRYSPEVSYEKKITASDVAQPRLYLASKFAAYLKLCEDGSIWTITGPDSNVENNVFFFQLLKSGERGGE comes from the exons ATGGACCCAGAGACACTTGATAATGTATCAAGAGTGTTCCACATAAAGTACACCAAGATGGATGAGGACTCATCAGTTGATGTGATTGTTCTCTTCGGGTCTGGACCATCGGATGATCAGTTTTCATCAGATGCTGATGAAGACAATGATCAAGGTGGGGCACTGGTAGGGGATAATCTCAATGATCCAATAGATTTGTCTAGTGGAAGTAGTTTATCATTGGAGGTTAATGAACAAAGTCATGCGGCAAACGAGTTGGTTGATCCTAG ATACTCTCCAGAGGTTTCTTATGAAAAGAAAATCACAGCTTCGGATGTTGCACAACCTAGATTG TATTTGGCTTCAAAATTCGCTGCGTATCTTAAACTGTGTGAAGATGGCTCAATTTGGACAATCACTGGTCCAGATTCCAATGTAGAGAATAATGTCTTCTTCTTCCAGTTACTGAAAAGTGGAGAAAGAGGTGGAGAATGA
- the LOC112764620 gene encoding F-box protein FBW2: MEETSDFRNWDELIPDALGVIFTNLSLQERVTVIPIVCKSWARAVAGPYCWQEIDIKEWSSRYQPEQLDRMLEMLVARSCGSLRKLCVSGLQNERIFTVIAENACSLQTLRLPRSSMSDSIVEQIAGRLSMISFLDVSYCLKMGAHGLEMIGKNCKLLEGLCRNMHPLDTAGKPLKDDEANAIASTMPKLKHLEMAYHLISTSGVLQILSNCPKLEFLDQRGCWGVTLDNLFLKQKFPKLQVLGPLVLDTHDSDGWEDFSDISDSSEYLAWDFVAGGEGEYYVDDDSDSYEGMWNDEDERLLDELHFRFYEGIEDAGMYWPPSP; this comes from the exons ATGGAAGAAACTTCTGATTTTCGAAATTGGGATGAGTTGATTCCCGATGCATTAGGTGTAATCTTCACCAACCTCTCTCTGCAAGAGAGGGTGACCGTGATCCCAATTGTATGCAAATCATGGGCTAGAGCAGTAGCTGGACCTTACTGCTGGCAAGAGATAGACATCAAAGAATGGAGCAGCCGGTACCAGCCGGAACAGCTCGACCGGATGCTCGAAATGCTAGtcgcaagaagctgtggatcgcTCCGAAAACTGTGTGTTTCTGGTCTCCAAAATGAGAGGATCTTCACTGTCATTGCTGAAAA TGCCTGCTCCCTCCAGACTTTGCGACTGCCGCGGAGCAGTATGAGTGATTCCATTGTGGAACAGATTGCTGGAAGGCTTTCCATGATTTCATTCTTGGATGTGAGCTACTGTCTCAAAATGGGTGCGCACGGGCTAGAGATGATCGGCAAGAACTGCAAACTACTAGAAGGATTGTGCCGGAACATGCACCCATTGGACACAGCTGGGAAGCCCTTAAAAGATGATGAGGCAAATGCAATTGCCTCCACGATGCCAAAGCTGAAGCATCTCGAAATGGCTTACCACCTAATCAGCACCTCGGGTGTTCTTCAAATCCTCTCAAACTGCCCTAAGCTCGAGTTCTTGGATCAGAGGGGGTGTTGGGGTGTCACACTCGATAACTTGTTCTTGAAGCAGAAATTTCCAAAGCTGCAGGTCTTGGGGCCGCTTGTTCTTGACACCCACGATAGCGATGGATGGGAAGACTTCTCAGATATTTCGGATTCTTCCGAGTATTTGGCATGGGATTTTGTGGCCGGTGGCGAGGGCGAATACTATGTGGATGATGATAGTGATAGTTATGAAGGGATGTGGAATGATGAAGATGAAAGGTTGTTAGATGAGCTTCATTTCAGGTTTTATGAAGGGATAGAAGATGCTGGAATGTATTGGCCTCCATCTCCTTAA
- the LOC112765451 gene encoding protein PHOSPHATE-INDUCED 1: MASILSSNIVFNIFLMLSLLHLCSAARKLADSDQQQLQFQYHKGPLLTGKISINLIWYGQFKPFQRTIVSDFITSFSAATAAKPSVATWWKSTDKYYRLINSNNPTFTLGTQILDDKYSLGKSLTEKQIVQLASKGAHNGAVVNVVLTSADVAVEGFCSSRCGTHGSTVGVHKSAYIWVGNSVKQCPGQCAWPFHQPMYGPQSPPLVAPNNDVGLDGMVINLASLLAGTATNPFGNGFFQGPKEAPLEAASACSGVYGKGAYPGYAGALLVDPTSGASYNANGVNGRKYLLPALFDPATSACSTLV, encoded by the coding sequence ATGGCTTCTATTTTGTCTTCAAATATTGTCTTCAACATCTTCCTTATGCTTTCTCTTTTACATTTGTGTTCAGCCGCTAGAAAACTTGCTGACTCAGACCAACAACAGCTTCAATTCCAGTACCACAAAGGCCCTCTTCTCACCGGAAAAATCTCCATAAACCTTATCTGGTACGGCCAATTCAAACCTTTCCAGCGGACCATCGTCTCCGACTTTATCACCTCCTTCTCTGCCGCCACCGCCGCCAAACCCTCCGTCGCCACCTGGTGGAAATCCACTGACAAATACTACCGACTTATCAACTCCAACAACCCAACCTTCACACTGGGAACCCAAATCCTCGACGACAAGTACTCCCTTGGAAAATCACTAACCGAGAAACAAATCGTCCAGCTTGCATCCAAGGGTGCACACAACGGCGCCGTAGTCAACGTCGTTTTGACCTCCGCTGATGTGGCAGTGGAAGGATTCTGTTCCAGTAGATGCGGGACACACGGTTCAACCGTGGGCGTTCACAAATCAGCTTACATATGGGTTGGAAACTCCGTGAAGCAATGCCCCGGGCAATGCGCCTGGCCATTCCACCAACCCATGTACGGGCCTCAAAGCCCGCCATTGGTTGCTCCCAACAACGACGTGGGCCTGGACGGGATGGTTATCAACTTGGCTAGCCTTCTGGCTGGGACCGCAACCAACCCATTCGGAAATGGATTCTTCCAAGGGCCCAAAGAGGCTCCTCTTGAAGCTGCTTCGGCCTGTTCCGGGGTTTATGGAAAGGGGGCTTATCCAGGCTACGCTGGGGCCCTCTTGGTGGACCCCACAAGTGGTGCTAGCTATAATGCTAATGGAGTCAACGGAAGGAAATACTTGTTGCCTGCACTCTTTGACCCTGCCACGTCAGCTTGTTCTACTCTCGTATGA
- the LOC112767292 gene encoding protein EXORDIUM-like 2 has translation MRRGCGLNLNLLLLLLLLLFYNPNTLEATATATPFSQMLALVQQEPVVLKYHKGPLLKGNLTLNLLWYGNFTLTQRSIILNFIQSLTNSSTHRRRTQSPSAASWWQTTATYTGRPCTLTVGNQILDHTYSLGKSLKASQLIALTSTKTEITAYGYNRIHVVLTAADVAVEDFCMNQCGTHGSLRAGKKRVVYAWVGNPESQCPGECAWPFHQPLYGPQAPPLVPPNGDVGMDGMVISLATVLAGAVTNPFGNGYYQGTAMAPLEAVSACTGMFGKGAYPGYAGEVPVDKRTGASYNAVGMRGRRFLLPAMWDPLTSSCKTLV, from the coding sequence ATGCGTCGTGGTTGTGGTTTAAATTTaaaccttctcctcctcctcctcctcctcctattcTACAACCCAAACACTTTGGAAGCCACGGCCACAGCCACGCCTTTCAGCCAAATGCTAGCATTGGTTCAACAAGAACCCGTGGTTCTCAAGTACCACAAGGGTCCCCTCTTAAAAGGTAACCTCACTCTCAACCTCCTTTGGTACGGTAACTTCACCCTCACACAACGCTCTATTATTCTCAACTTCATTCAATCCCTAACCAACTCCTCCACCCATCGCCGCCGCACTCAATCACCCTCCGCTGCCTCATGGTGGCAAACCACTGCTACCTACACAGGACGCCCATGCACCCTCACCGTAGGGAATCAAATCCTCGATCACACTTACTCCCTCGGCAAATCCCTCAAAGCCAGCCAGCTCATAGCCCTTACTTCAACGAAAACAGAAATAACCGCTTACGGTTATAACAGAATCCACGTGGTCCTAACTGCTGCTGACGTGGCAGTTGAGGATTTCTGCATGAACCAGTGCGGGACTCATGGATCATTACGCGCCGGGAAAAAGCGCGTGGTTTACGCTTGGGTGGGCAACCCGGAGAGTCAATGTCCAGGGGAGTGCGCGTGGCCATTTCACCAGCCTCTATACGGACCTCAGGCTCCGCCGCTGGTTCCGCCGAACGGGGATGTAGGAATGGACGGAATGGTGATAAGCCTCGCGACGGTGTTGGCTGGGGCGGTGACAAACCCGTTCGGGAATGGCTACTACCAAGGAACGGCGATGGCGCCGCTGGAGGCGGTATCGGCGTGTACAGGAATGTTCGGGAAGGGAGCGTATCCTGGTTACGCCGGTGAAGTTCCGGTAGACAAAAGGACGGGGGCTAGCTATAACGCCGTCGGGATGCGGGGGCGGAGGTTTTTGTTGCCGGCGATGTGGGACCCTCTTACTTCCAGCTGCAAGACGCTCGTGTGA